ATCAGAAGGAGCGGTGTACGCGAAACATATGAAGATAGTTGAAGACAGTAATTTTACGCATTATATAACCCGTCCCAGGGCAAAGATGTGGACATTCGTCATCCGACTTCCGAGCGCGGCGGACCTGCGCCTGTACCCTTATTTTGAAAGGACGGATAAACTTGTATCCGCTTACAGATTTATTTTCCGCACATAAATTATACTGAGGGCCCCGATTTATCTGTTTTTGTCAAGTTATAAATtctatgtattttgtataacaTCTGCCGAGTGGTACGTGTGACGCGAATACTACATGTTACATATTCAAAAGTAATATGTCTTTAAAATGTTGAATCATATTTCCATGTGGGACGTTGGGCGCCATTTGCAAGTAATACGTGAAAGCAATAAAGTCGACCAAGTCACATGTGAAAATGTGACTTGCATAATGTTACGTTCACTGCCTATAAATtccatttaattaaaaacgtgaCTGTACGAAAAAGTCCTActaatctacatttattttaatgccacCCTTGTTTGCATTCTCCCGCGTTTCATTTTGGCACATGtggaaataaaagaaacatttactGTAcagaaatatacaataatattactcAACGTGTTCTCAATACCTGTTATAACTCAAGCTGATGCGTGCGCGTGTCTCAAATATAGgatatattatttcaaaacaacaCGTAATGACACATCGACACGTAACATAAAAGGCGAACGTTTCTTTGAAGGCACAAAGCTGAATCTGAAACCCCTTACTTGTAAGTCGAAACTATTTGAATTCCCGCCCCATTCCTCTGTATATCGAAAATTCTGAACGCCGCCATGACACGGGACAatgatacatatttatataataatatttattgccgCCATGAAAAAGTGGCGCGATTTTCTCGTCTCTCTTCCTATTTAAAGTTTGGATGGTTTATGGGTGACAGGCTTTCGCTCGGTGACTACACTAGCGAACCATATTGTTATGGAAAATAAATCGGTTGACATGGCGTGAGTTAAGGCTTTACAATGTCGAAGGAAGCTTTATTTTGGAAATGAAGGAAGAGAATAGTCTCAGAATGGTTTAAGGTTAAATCTGcaattttatctaaaactatttacataatCTTTCGAAGGGCATTTGGGTTTGTGCATCTTTATCACCAATCCGTCGTATCACCATACGTCTGCCTCTTCAAGCAAGGGGTTTATCGTGCAAAGGGACCAGTTAGGCCTACATCACATACAAATTTGTCTTGTGACGAGATATTATCAAAAAGAACCCTTCCACGGACAGAGGTTCGATCAAGCGTCTCGTTTATCAAAAAATGAGGAAGGGCAGTACCCGGATAAAATTGGTACGCCTTTTAAAGGCAGATCCTCCGATGAATTTATTATGCTACCTAAAAATGTCAGCTACACTTTACTCGAGCGGAATGATGCTGAAATAATGTGTGTACTGGTTAATCCTCGGTGTCCTTACATATGTGTGTTCTGGTTTATGTGTatacaaaatgaaatagaaaGGTTTAACTAAGTCTAATATTGCAGGTTTGCAATACCACCAATattgccttttatccccgaaggggtaggccgaggtgcacattacagcacttaatgccactgtacaatgtacacccacttttcaccatttgcgtaataaatcccatgtaatagaagaTATATAGCCTATTGCCCTATAATAGGTGACCAATATTTGATTTTCCAATTTAAACAACCATATCTGCCAAAACAACTCAAAAAACTCGATAAGTCATCCGAAAACGATGAAACAAATTTTCTGTGCGACATTAACAGGGTAGGTACATGGAACAATGGCTCATCCCATAAGGAAAGGTACGGTGGGGGGGAAGCAGGTGGACTGAGGGTCGATGTATTACCCGAGGACAGATGTTGGCTGCCACCGGCTTTTTAAGTACCCGAGCAACTTTTATACGTCATCCAATGAAGCTTCGTAAATTGTCTGTGTGTTATAGATGTACCTAGTTATATGCCTGTTTGTGTGTCGATGATAATAATGTAGTGCACTTATTTTATTCTTCTGTAATAAGTTGGTTTGAtaacatcactacatagtttaaaataaagtcgctttctctgtccctaacTATGTCcgtttgtatgcttaaatctttaaaaccacAGAGCGAATTTTGGTgcggtttttaatagatagagtgattcaagaagaaggtttatgtgtataatacatgcatgatattgcacccatgcgaagctggagcgggtcgctagttataataaattatttctctcAATACGTCTTTCAGCTCCAAACagaagtattaattattatgttattggcttactcacgtaactgtttgacgaggaactcgtcaAGTTTCAAGCTATgtcagaggctcatattcataagcagcattccgcgacgcaCGACGTTGCGATTGTGGCGCTGCTATTGGCGACTAGAGTTTCGCGcccatggcttgaaactagtcgagttccacgtcaaacagttacgtgtgtacaagccaataacataataattaatttagtatgtctcacgacagttataataaaattctaagtaTTGTAAATAATGTCTATTTgacaattaaaacatttactaCAACAATATTTAGTTACTACCCACCCAAAACAACTACAAACATTTCTTCTCTCTCTCAACTATTCATAGCCATTTCAATAACACATCAATGTCTAACCCCAATTATATCTCCATCACTCAAACAACACCGCCCACTTAATAGACACCTGTACTTACCTCATCAAAAAACATAGCTTGGAAATCAGTCACCGTATTACTAAGGCTAAGGACACACTATAGCTTTTTTTCCCTTGAAATCACCTAGGGAACACGTTATTTTTCTAAGggagtaaatcatccaatgacttctcctgtcttgtGCGAGGAACACGCACTACGGTTATGAACTGTAAAATTAGATTATCAACCTTAAGTCCTACTACTaagttttctatgaattataacttttatgctgctactagcttctgccagtagcTTCACCCGCaattccgtgggataaaaattaccCTATCTATTATGCTATAACTAATCTACCTCTGTCTTAAATTAGATCCCgtttccttcagccgttttgacgtgattgagtaacaaacatgcacaTAAACACTCGTCTTTCGtatttaatattactaatatATGTAGATTATTCGCGACAATTTTGTAACACCGCTTTCCGGAGTTGCTGGTTTtctgggactccggctcgaaaatcaagagtaggaacgggatgtttagtcagtaagactctgacactccctctcgcctacccaaagcgggagaagtcattagatgactttcccccttgcaaaaaaaaaattaaggccaCTTGTAATCcgtttaaaaaattttttgttTCACAAGTTCACGCAGTTAAAAACCGCTGCAGTTTTGAGTTTACCCTCAGTGTGGTCCATGCCTTACACCAGTGATGCCGGAACCCGGGGGCACTAATATCCATTATAGTTGAATTAGTATCACCATTACACACAAAGGTGTCGCCACGGAGTCATTCAGTTGACGTACTTGTAATTGGATGGTTAAACAACATTACTTAATATgggttataaaaataaattgctgtcTATTTCGGATCATCGgttttaaattgttatgaattttaatttattagttagttatgTTGGTTGGTAGGTGTTTAAGTTGTTTCTTGTTAGGATGTTTTTAGTTCTATTTATGTAAGTTAGGTTTAGCTTAGAATTTGTGCCTAGATCTGTAGACAGATGTTGATTCATAGTGTAATTGTAGTTCGAATTGATTTATGATACATTTAATAAGTaacttttgattttgattagtttttgactgatttaattatttatgagatttatgaattttatagaTTTGCATACATATTGGGTAACACAAAAAAATCAGTTGTTAGAACacctttgttcagcaaataaattgatttgagtagttaacaaaatattaaataatatttcctttAAAACCAATTTAGTTTTCTCAGTATTGCCTAAAAATAATCAGGTAAACTTAACTGCAAAATAAGCAGAAGCACCAACAAATGCATAACGAATTGCTCATTTGCATCAAAGGCCATCATTAATAAACAACATCTTCGTCATAATAATTTACGAGACCGTCGCCACTAAATCAGGACATTCACTCAGCCGCGAGATGGCGCACTGAATCACCATTTCTCCGCGTATTATTATTGCGTGAGCCCTAAATCTAAAGATAACGCGTTTCAACGACGTGGGAGGGCCATCAAAATCCCtttctatgtttaaaataaaaatttaacccTAAAAGCAGTTTCATTTTATGAAGGTTCTTTATGCCCTGCGGCATCGTAGATGCATTTATTTGTtcttataaaattgttattacctCGTTCCACAATTTCGTAGTTTCTCCTCAAGGCGCCGGTTTATATTAAGTCGGTGGGATGTTCAGTATTAAACTTTTCTGCTCCCTTTTAATACTGTACGAgttcttacatttttaaattatacgcTGAACCTGTGCTTTGTCGTGCGCTGCATTTAATTTTTCTACAGCATGTTAACTATTTTAACGTACCCGACATTATTAATTGGTGTGAATGTTAATTAGGCACTATTTTTTCTctgttttttaaaatgaaacgtTATAAACTTGTTTAAGCATTTACTAGAAGATTGTCATGTAGGTTAAGAAAAAcgattaacacattaaacgcaaAAATGACCGGTGCTaccggaggatttgccttcaacagttttttgttggcagtcaaaagtagttattaattttattcattattgaaGTCTGTCAGTTTAAAATTGGATAAGGTTTATCTGTTAGCCATAATAAAAGATACCCAGAAACATATCAGCCACAATAATAACTTAACTACAGTTAGTTAAGTTATTATTGTGGCTgataaatgttttaagttttagGTCAGTACctaaaacttaaaacatttaatatttgcaCAAAGCATCTGAAATCTGAAACATACCtcaccatattttttttatctcaaaaTGGCGTCGAACAAAAGGCAAAACGTTTAAAAGATCATTACTCCTTGCAAAAGGGTAAGGAAGAATATAGAACTATAAGACGTATATCATTGGAACAGTGCATCATGTAACTGGAAGACGGGACTCGGCATTTGTACACACGAGTGCATAtaaagctacacaaaaccagtataaactgacctttgaatgtggggaaagatcatacaaagagggttcatgataaactggtgGTGTGTAGCTTGATCTGATGTGTACACGACAGTTGTGACGACACTCGCAAATGTAATATGTCGCTCTCGGGACCCAGTACCGTCTGAAGGAACGCTTTCAACAATTGCACACATTTCTCTGTTTACTTTCTTGACATTTTATTCCTGTGGCGAAATGtcaggtaaataataattgggGATTGTTGAAGAGTATTTCTCTGTTTTTTGCTGTTGTCGTCTTATTTTTTTGTGGCTGAGATTGTCGTTTCGATGGGAGGGTTTAGTAGTTATGTTTTAAGTGTAATGGGAACGAGTGAATGGACTTGTAAGGGTTTAGTTTTACTACATAGCCGTTAGAGACAAGAGATTATTAAGCAATCAATCTATCAAACATCTTAATTCGTTAGTTGTATTAAATCATGATGACACTCATTTAACATGAAGCGAGTCTTTTTATATACACAGGACCTAACACCATGGTACTAATTACTCAATTTTGGAACACTGCCCCGCAAATAGAACCTGCTGTTCTAAGGCCGGCAATGATACCTGTTTTTCTCAGCGTTATTTAGGGAAAATAGTTACAAAGACTGCCTATCCCATCCTAGGGCATTAACTACAGCTGCGCTTTCATTCAATAAACTAACTTCACAGACCTTTTCCAAAACTCTACGAGTATAAGGTTCCATTTCCTAAATAAACAGCTCCAACATATTGGACTGAACACGGTTTCATAGAAAAAAGTCCAACACTTGCAAAAGATGGTGTCACACAAAATTctgatgtaaatacaaatattcaAAGTCGAAAATTCCTTTTCGTTTCCCCAAACTCGATTCTCGATAGCTGCAgaacatttcataaatattgaGAACAAAGGATGCTTTTAAGATCTCTCCTTAACGGTTCGTTTGTCTCAAGTTCTAGTTCAAACGGTACAGAAGATGTTTATTGTGTTGGTTTTAGTTACAGCCGACATAAGTCGTCTCTTGCTCGGTAAAGGCCATAACTAGGATAGTGCTTATAAATTCCTTGTACTAAAAAAGGGAGAAATTGTTATACTTTGTTCATGATAGGTTTAACATGATTGCCAAGgtctctatttatttaatatttgcttaCAAACTTACCTGAATGTTCTATGTGGGCAAATAGATACCATAGGTTTTTAAAAGTTGTACTTAATGCTTAGTATGGGTACACTTACTTACCTCAATGTTCTATGGGGGTAAATAGATATCATAGGTTATTAAAAGTGGTATTAGTTAATGTTTAATGGTGGTATGGTTATGATACGATAGTTGGTAGGTTTAGGGCTTCAAATCCTAAGTAACAAGAACCATAGTAGCAAGTGAATGTGCAAACATTTCCATGAAAACTGGTGTAATATTTACTATGGAACCTAAGTACTATCTATCTATAGGAGATAACATCTATCCCAAAGGCAATTTATGGCTCTTATGAATACATGATATAATATAAGAACAGGAATCAGATAAATCACACCACTATTACGCCAATTACGCAACGGTCAGGCTTCCCTTAATCCGTATGCTCGGTCCCAAGTTAGAAAAAGGGCTCAGAAGCGACCCAACTTATACTCAGCCTCCATGATTCAAATTGATTTATGTCCGCCGATAAGCAGATCGAAAACTTTCCCAACTAACCATTTTCAGAAGCTCACACGAAGTGGGAAAAACTATTGTTTCACTCTTCAGTTGCGTAACGCCGAGTGCTATTGTAATAAGTTATTGGCGGAAGGATTTGTGGCTATAAGTTAGCCCGCGCACGGTGCCCTGATTCCACAGATATTGATCTTTCCAAGTCGGACGCTCGCTCCGTCGACGAAAGAAAAACGATCACAGTTTAACGAAAGGGAACACCAGAATCTAATTACGTTTTCCTACTTTACTTTTTGGCGTCCTTCGTAAACAATTTAGCTTAACATATTCATTAATAGATCGATTAATTGCTGCACTGATCACCTACAAATACAATTGTTAAACGACAcagcatttgttttgtttgattataGGTATATTTCTGTAGTAACGAGGCACATTACATgggtaaaaagaaatgaatatCCGTCAAAATGTAGCCGTTTCACCACAAATGCGCCCTCATCCATCATAGGTAATCGGAAACGATCATTGCAAAAATGAGTATAATTTACTGTGAGCTTCGCATTTTACAGTCGACCCAAATTGCTGCCATTACATGCTACATGACACTGCGGTACACCATAACGACTGtccattttgttcaaaatgattgTATACCCAATAATCCGGCAACTAGTGTAGTCTCTGCTATGTGACTTTTCTAGTCTTCTTAAATGGAGGTTCGACGAGAATTTTTTCATCCCTTCGGCGTTTTTTTATCATGGGAGTAACACATTTCATGGGGGTAACACATTTCATGGAGCTTCCGACAACAATCCTTTCGATCACGCGATACTGTTTATCGCAGAATGGCCTCAGGACGGCAAAACTTATACCCAACGCTTTGCCTTTCAGAAGATCCTCACGCAACATCGTGTTGTCACATAGGCGAGTCTTTACGTATTTTAGGAGATGGTCTAGTTCAAGGTTTGTCAGTTTTACTAAAGCTGCAATAGCTATTTTATCATGATCTTCAGAGTCTTTGAGTTCTACTTCCAGCTTAATGTCACTGCCGCCAGACGGGTAAATGACTTCTTGTAGCTGGAAGCGATTGGGGCCCGCTCCGACCATTAAAACGCATCTGAAGTTGTTCTGTCTACCGACTACCGTGTTCAGCCAATTTGAGTTCCGATCTAACGCTGCTAGCAAGAAGTTAATGAAATCGCCAACTTCCTTCTGCTTCTTGTAAGATGCGATAGCTGCTAGAGCCACCTCGGGCAGCTCCGCAGTCTTGTCAGGTAGTTCTCGTGGCTTTTTGACGGGGAGTCTCTTACTTGCCATCGTCACTGTCAGCCTTTTGAACAAACTCTTAAcacttctaaaaatatttcgaACACGTTTAGTCTGAAATTTTGCCGTTTTTAGAAAAATTGGacgaacaaaaatatttttggtgtcTTTTTTACTGTTTGAATTTTGTTTGTCACTTTGAAGTTTACCTCAGCCATGCGTTACGTTTACTTTAACTCTTTGGTGTCGGCCAGTTTTTATTACTCCTAAAAAATATTGGTAAGAGGTTGAATACCTAGTCATTGGTTACCTAGGGCATGATTTAGGAAAAATATGGGGTTTGATAATTAGATTTTGGTTATgaataataaatcagaatacTTATTACGAGCAATAATTTCGCCTACGCCGCCGCCTACTAGTCCTACAATAACGATAAGGCGCGTAGGTAGGGAGTAAACCTACATTATGTAGATAATTACTTTATTCCGACG
This genomic interval from Spodoptera frugiperda isolate SF20-4 chromosome 6, AGI-APGP_CSIRO_Sfru_2.0, whole genome shotgun sequence contains the following:
- the LOC126910749 gene encoding uncharacterized protein LOC126910749 yields the protein MASKRLPVKKPRELPDKTAELPEVALAAIASYKKQKEVGDFINFLLAALDRNSNWLNTVVGRQNNFRCVLMVGAGPNRFQLQEVIYPSGGSDIKLEVELKDSEDHDKIAIAALVKLTNLELDHLLKYVKTRLCDNTMLREDLLKGKALGISFAVLRPFCDKQYRVIERIVVGSSMKCVTPMKCVTPMIKKRRRDEKILVEPPFKKTRKVT